From a region of the Campylobacter showae genome:
- a CDS encoding DUF1566 domain-containing protein: MKKFLMVALAVGLCFQLANAVKFGSILKDTGTGGAKATAKASERQSVAESRSDEGASSPQAQETQYGKIDAKFWYGSQVVYSSDDSNVSVILTALKPTKATGGKEQGSWEVTMGPNRFGCNMDDRLEKIDFDVSGVSCRAYDDYAKKVDIKLLSVDEVKIKITSKSGDIREETLKQKLHVPIFKGLVCQKRKYNDEGEAYECHEDMSVQYPLIKTADLKEYAERMIEDFVKTDHGFFCSSQGRTSSRNVYYVYKDMVLIGNYDHYDACGTAHPAFESQIYIGEKEIPTSDIVKNKVGLAAAIKKHIADNLDKYGYGSYANERLQEIKTVKDKANIKIVNDYFIIDQGSIDTFYLSNSASSDKYTLTYREVEPYLTDKIKAYFKNTSKQNLDQSSQQNIKQNFKFESLPKSRYEDERKGYIRDSNTFWLKEDFKNFNETSLGYCQKGVLEACMRLGENFMLGIGLDVDFESAQNLFNHVAKNTDYEYLKDRVAQNIGFIITAKKSNAGKGKELAIAKQMYIGTLTACLEKDYSACIIFMNLSEMLPSQVGSLTLDGKERSPVELSLVAVSIFADSSAAREQADISHFLEYKRDIFKEYIPSQTQAPQASLPQQTPASTMPQSNLQILGKKYKFTDGFSIDANSGIVVDAIYGLAWQDAAEIFKGSYKDAVSYCENLNYGGYSDWRLPSASELLSITDYGRYKPAINKAFKHVGKEGGDKYGSYWSSTGASFDAGGVWVVQFGSGFDNWVKINSADSFARCVRNLK, encoded by the coding sequence ATGAAAAAATTTCTAATGGTCGCATTGGCGGTAGGCTTATGTTTTCAATTGGCAAACGCCGTAAAATTTGGAAGTATTTTAAAAGATACCGGTACCGGCGGCGCAAAAGCTACAGCCAAAGCAAGCGAACGGCAAAGCGTAGCCGAGAGCCGAAGCGATGAGGGAGCTTCAAGTCCGCAAGCTCAAGAAACGCAATACGGCAAAATAGACGCTAAATTTTGGTATGGAAGCCAGGTGGTATATTCGTCGGACGACTCCAATGTCAGTGTTATATTAACAGCGCTAAAACCGACAAAAGCAACGGGCGGAAAAGAGCAGGGGAGCTGGGAGGTAACCATGGGCCCTAATCGTTTTGGATGCAATATGGACGATAGGCTTGAAAAAATCGATTTTGACGTATCGGGTGTTTCTTGTAGAGCATACGATGATTATGCAAAAAAAGTCGATATTAAGCTACTTTCCGTAGATGAAGTCAAAATAAAAATTACCTCAAAAAGCGGAGATATTAGAGAGGAGACTTTGAAACAAAAGCTTCATGTGCCGATTTTTAAAGGCCTTGTTTGTCAGAAAAGAAAATATAACGATGAAGGTGAAGCCTATGAGTGTCATGAAGATATGAGCGTTCAATATCCGCTCATAAAGACTGCCGATCTTAAAGAATATGCCGAAAGAATGATAGAGGATTTCGTTAAAACCGATCATGGATTTTTTTGTAGTAGCCAAGGGAGAACATCTAGTAGAAATGTTTATTATGTCTATAAAGATATGGTATTGATAGGAAATTATGATCATTATGATGCTTGTGGTACGGCTCATCCTGCTTTTGAATCGCAAATTTACATAGGCGAAAAGGAGATACCAACCTCAGATATTGTAAAAAATAAAGTGGGTTTGGCTGCGGCTATTAAAAAGCATATAGCGGATAATTTAGACAAATATGGATATGGTTCCTATGCTAATGAACGCTTGCAAGAAATTAAAACCGTAAAAGACAAAGCGAATATAAAAATCGTAAATGATTATTTTATAATAGATCAGGGTTCAATCGATACATTCTATCTGTCCAACAGCGCAAGCTCAGACAAATATACTTTAACTTACCGAGAGGTAGAACCGTATTTGACAGATAAGATCAAGGCTTACTTTAAAAATACAAGTAAGCAAAATTTAGACCAAAGCTCGCAACAAAATATAAAACAAAATTTTAAGTTTGAATCACTTCCTAAAAGCAGATATGAAGACGAGCGCAAGGGGTATATAAGAGACTCCAATACGTTTTGGCTTAAAGAAGATTTCAAGAATTTTAATGAAACGAGTTTGGGGTATTGCCAAAAAGGCGTTTTGGAGGCCTGCATGAGGCTGGGAGAAAATTTCATGCTGGGCATAGGATTAGACGTGGATTTCGAATCAGCTCAAAATCTTTTTAACCACGTTGCTAAAAATACGGATTATGAGTATCTAAAAGATAGGGTTGCTCAAAACATCGGATTTATAATAACGGCAAAGAAGAGCAATGCGGGTAAAGGCAAAGAGCTTGCGATCGCCAAGCAAATGTATATAGGAACACTTACAGCTTGCTTGGAAAAAGATTACTCGGCTTGCATAATTTTTATGAATTTATCGGAAATGCTTCCTAGTCAGGTCGGTAGCCTTACGCTGGACGGCAAAGAGCGTAGTCCGGTTGAGCTTTCTCTTGTTGCTGTTAGTATATTTGCGGATAGTAGCGCAGCCAGGGAACAAGCCGATATTTCTCATTTTCTAGAATACAAGAGAGATATATTTAAAGAATATATCCCAAGTCAAACTCAGGCGCCGCAAGCTTCCTTGCCTCAGCAAACGCCTGCGTCCACAATGCCGCAGTCAAATTTGCAAATTTTAGGCAAAAAATACAAATTCACCGACGGTTTTAGCATAGACGCAAACTCGGGCATCGTCGTAGATGCGATTTATGGTTTAGCGTGGCAAGATGCGGCGGAAATTTTTAAAGGTTCGTATAAAGACGCCGTGAGCTACTGCGAAAATTTAAACTACGGCGGTTACTCGGACTGGAGATTGCCAAGCGCCAGCGAGCTTTTAAGTATAACCGACTACGGCAGATATAAACCGGCTATAAACAAGGCGTTTAAACACGTTGGCAAAGAGGGCGGCGATAAATACGGCTCGTATTGGAGCTCGACCGGAGCTAGCTTTGATGCCGGCGGAGTCTGGGTCGTGCAGTTTGGTAGTGGCTTTGACAACTGGGTCAAGATAAACTCGGCAGATAGCTTCGCACGCTGCGTGAGAAATTTAAAATAA
- a CDS encoding DUF1566 domain-containing protein codes for MKKFIFLAAFCALLNAAEITPRCQRDDANEVVVCADKKLGNLMWQDGTKIAEATFEQAKDYCENLNFAGYAGWRLPNKAEILSIADKSRYEPAIKREFKYIARVGASYWSGDKFEGDKNRAWIVVFKRGGDNWSELDKSNFVRCVRDHQ; via the coding sequence ATGAAAAAATTTATCTTTCTAGCAGCATTTTGCGCTCTTTTAAACGCGGCGGAGATAACGCCGCGGTGTCAAAGAGACGACGCCAACGAGGTTGTCGTATGCGCAGACAAAAAGCTTGGAAATCTAATGTGGCAAGACGGCACAAAGATAGCAGAGGCTACGTTTGAGCAGGCTAAAGACTACTGCGAGAATCTAAATTTTGCTGGATACGCCGGCTGGAGACTACCGAATAAGGCTGAAATTTTAAGCATAGCCGATAAAAGCAGATATGAACCGGCTATAAAAAGAGAGTTTAAATACATAGCCCGAGTCGGCGCGTCTTACTGGAGCGGGGATAAATTTGAAGGCGATAAAAACCGTGCGTGGATAGTCGTTTTCAAACGAGGCGGAGATAATTGGAGCGAGCTAGATAAGTCAAATTTCGTGCGCTGCGTGAGAGATCATCAATAA
- a CDS encoding DUF1566 domain-containing protein — translation MKKILAFIALFAIFAVGATADQMSEVEAEEFYKSEFKKAGLPPALKGEAYKRVFNEYMDEDPDGLLRNGKYKELAKFRTKYCYRGFYEACQKLGEQYMLGLGVETDFKRSVLLMNYSLINSEYKYLKIRSKKMLDLLKSISEEKVSADKHTKAIIHAFAEATMQCYQEKTKERNCLFSLMLSEAIPTSLIDKEIPTLNGQKALGIKLAVVEMMKEDIEKHKSSSRFVPMIIYYNEMFSYASNSRTQTPNLTQSETMPSSYEVTYRDDSERTVVDTTYRLMWQDDDKIFEGTWDEAKHYCENLNFAWYDDWSLPTRSELLSIIDDSKDHPAINGTFKNVKQDRYWSSMKSADSSPNAWVVNFKFGYEGWSSASGKSFVRCVRRY, via the coding sequence ATGAAAAAAATTCTAGCGTTTATAGCACTTTTTGCAATCTTCGCCGTAGGTGCAACTGCCGATCAGATGAGTGAAGTTGAGGCCGAAGAGTTTTACAAGTCAGAATTTAAAAAAGCCGGACTTCCGCCTGCATTAAAAGGAGAGGCTTATAAAAGAGTTTTTAACGAGTATATGGATGAAGATCCTGATGGGCTTTTGAGAAATGGCAAGTATAAAGAACTAGCTAAATTTAGGACCAAATACTGTTATAGAGGCTTTTACGAAGCGTGCCAAAAGCTGGGAGAGCAATATATGCTTGGCTTGGGAGTAGAGACGGATTTTAAACGGTCGGTTCTGCTTATGAATTATAGTTTGATAAATTCTGAGTATAAATACCTCAAAATACGCAGCAAAAAAATGTTGGATCTACTAAAGTCAATAAGCGAAGAAAAAGTAAGCGCCGACAAGCATACAAAAGCAATTATCCATGCTTTTGCAGAAGCTACAATGCAATGCTATCAAGAAAAAACAAAAGAAAGAAACTGTCTATTTTCCTTAATGTTATCTGAGGCTATTCCTACTAGCCTAATAGACAAAGAAATTCCAACATTGAATGGTCAAAAGGCTCTTGGTATAAAATTAGCTGTCGTTGAAATGATGAAGGAAGATATTGAAAAACATAAATCCTCTTCCCGGTTTGTCCCCATGATCATATACTATAATGAAATGTTTTCTTATGCATCTAACTCTAGGACACAAACTCCAAATTTAACTCAGTCCGAAACGATGCCTTCAAGTTATGAAGTGACGTATCGTGACGATAGTGAAAGAACCGTAGTGGATACTACTTATAGATTGATGTGGCAAGACGATGATAAAATATTTGAGGGCACATGGGACGAAGCTAAGCATTACTGTGAAAACTTAAATTTTGCATGGTATGACGACTGGAGCCTGCCTACAAGATCTGAGCTTTTGAGCATCATTGACGATAGCAAGGATCATCCAGCTATAAACGGCACCTTTAAAAACGTTAAGCAGGATCGATACTGGAGCTCTATGAAAAGCGCGGATAGCTCACCTAATGCTTGGGTCGTAAATTTTAAATTCGGATACGAAGGTTGGAGTAGCGCGTCCGGTAAAAGTTTTGTACGATGCGTTAGACGGTATTGA
- a CDS encoding DUF1566 domain-containing protein: protein MNKFFITLTLFCVTLNAEALKAFCDKNDAENIVICEEAKLGKLEWQDGAEIFQGTWDEAGRYCEDLNLAGRSDWRLPTRSELLSITADSENKLTINEAFKNAKSAYYWSSVKNSADSSNAWAVSFKGSEGVWGIKLTNRYYIRCVRVVKSPQAGQNMRPKSNEPKVLDDILKVISNLAEPKIVSSDYILLEHNNFMRRNDVKEVVIDTAYRLMWQDGAEIFKGTLDEAKQYCKDLKFAGFSDWKLPSRKELISITDGRYYSSGSINPVFKNFETGLYWSNTKHAEYPSIMLLISFDLFGGVGWAGENADCFARCVREY from the coding sequence GTGAATAAATTTTTTATAACCTTAACGCTATTTTGTGTAACCTTAAATGCCGAAGCCTTAAAGGCGTTTTGCGATAAAAATGACGCTGAAAATATCGTAATATGCGAGGAAGCAAAACTAGGTAAGCTTGAATGGCAGGATGGAGCGGAAATTTTTCAAGGCACTTGGGATGAGGCGGGCCGCTATTGCGAGGATCTAAATTTGGCCGGTCGTTCAGATTGGAGATTGCCTACTAGATCGGAGCTTTTAAGTATCACTGCCGATAGCGAAAACAAGTTAACTATAAACGAAGCTTTTAAGAACGCCAAATCGGCATATTACTGGAGTTCCGTAAAAAATTCCGCCGATTCGTCCAATGCATGGGCCGTAAGTTTTAAAGGTAGCGAAGGGGTATGGGGTATTAAATTAACCAATCGTTATTACATTCGTTGCGTTAGGGTTGTTAAATCCCCTCAAGCAGGTCAAAATATGCGACCTAAAAGCAATGAACCTAAAGTATTGGATGATATTTTGAAGGTAATTTCAAATTTGGCTGAACCCAAAATAGTGTCATCCGATTATATTTTGTTGGAACATAACAACTTTATGCGTCGAAACGATGTTAAAGAGGTTGTGATAGACACGGCGTATAGACTAATGTGGCAAGACGGCGCCGAAATATTTAAAGGGACGTTAGATGAAGCAAAACAATACTGCAAGGATTTAAAATTTGCAGGCTTTAGCGACTGGAAACTACCTAGCAGGAAAGAGCTGATAAGTATAACTGATGGTCGCTATTATTCTAGCGGATCCATAAATCCTGTTTTTAAAAACTTCGAAACCGGTTTGTACTGGAGCAATACGAAGCACGCAGAATATCCGTCCATCATGCTGCTTATCAGTTTTGATTTATTCGGCGGCGTCGGCTGGGCCGGAGAGAATGCTGATTGCTTTGCAAGATGCGTGAGAGAGTATTGA
- a CDS encoding DUF1566 domain-containing protein gives MNKYLIAIALLFVSANSEALKAVCHRDDDKRVVICEEDKLGRLMWQDNTTYKYEWNDSRRYCEKLGLAGYSDWRLPTRFELLSITDDGRYNPAINEAFKNIESGKYWTSEKSVISRNCIWNVNFIDGSYGDFERSSDRHFIRCVRNY, from the coding sequence ATGAATAAATATTTAATAGCTATAGCGCTACTTTTTGTATCAGCGAACTCCGAAGCCTTAAAAGCTGTTTGTCATAGGGACGACGATAAAAGAGTCGTAATATGCGAGGAAGACAAGCTTGGGAGATTAATGTGGCAGGACAACACTACTTATAAATACGAATGGAATGACTCTAGACGCTATTGCGAAAAGCTAGGTCTAGCCGGATATTCGGACTGGAGGCTGCCTACTAGATTCGAACTTTTGAGCATTACCGACGATGGTAGGTATAATCCAGCGATAAACGAAGCCTTTAAAAATATCGAATCTGGGAAATATTGGACAAGTGAAAAAAGTGTAATCAGTAGGAATTGTATATGGAATGTGAATTTTATAGACGGTAGCTACGGCGACTTCGAAAGATCTTCAGATCGCCACTTCATCCGCTGCGTCCGAAACTACTAA
- a CDS encoding tetratricopeptide repeat protein yields the protein MNNLKRTTSLSVKFDKKRFYKQHIAVAMENNLFERAFELNLGLLELKISKKEKEEAICELKDIVRKVPQDQLARCLYRLAVCLARQDKLDEAQKLLKEALEALDCDDEHLREKIENELYEIELKKHPFRGIFNKSNEDDLSLEF from the coding sequence ATGAACAATCTAAAAAGAACAACGTCTCTAAGCGTTAAATTTGATAAAAAACGCTTTTATAAACAGCACATCGCCGTTGCTATGGAAAACAATCTTTTCGAGCGCGCTTTTGAGCTAAATTTGGGACTTTTGGAGCTTAAAATTTCAAAGAAGGAAAAAGAAGAGGCGATTTGCGAGCTAAAAGACATAGTTCGCAAAGTCCCGCAGGATCAGCTTGCCAGATGTCTTTACAGGCTCGCCGTTTGCCTTGCGAGGCAAGATAAGCTCGACGAAGCTCAAAAGTTGCTCAAGGAAGCGCTTGAGGCTTTAGACTGCGACGACGAACATCTAAGGGAAAAAATCGAAAATGAGCTTTACGAGATAGAACTTAAAAAACATCCTTTTCGAGGAATTTTTAATAAGAGTAATGAAGACGACTTATCGCTTGAATTTTAG
- a CDS encoding type IV secretory system conjugative DNA transfer family protein, whose translation MRPIGFLRYEEGEQSSGEIGFAKQEEDAQICKEGNLIIPCNFTHAAIIGETGCGKTTSMIYPNLLDRMQRGHGIFVFDYKGCEESAVKALAKRAGRLKDVVVVGTFLGEKINLIKDISGRDFKNTTSSLMKTIDSFWQEYGANLTLSIFNFLKALGEFTDIVGKHNIRGFAQAVRLSDAYPFNIHTIRNLTQDILKFTEFLASVNGDLKLNLDQVVNEKKEVRLRLKDLLASKQNLIDIMGRFDLTKAKNEERVINDFRNLSIMATVINELADDETVNANKNSISQYLNEGKIVVFNAINSSSQTLAMLLDSFIPSFIKRAGGKNLIPISLFLDETAKIAGKNSNFHEEILRQSKVELILAFQNESTLKKELGYDKYEALIGNMVDIYLMKNKSLFTIGADAVNCSKLKPFECLHDGERNLLKPMFIDEIEKREATYEFELINKLQEKILEKKAKGCVMKFNEWHFRNGQITLVDVKSGKEKIGELKDSVLGI comes from the coding sequence ATGAGACCGATAGGTTTTTTAAGGTACGAAGAGGGAGAGCAAAGCTCTGGCGAGATAGGATTTGCCAAACAAGAAGAAGACGCGCAAATTTGCAAGGAGGGCAATCTCATAATCCCTTGCAACTTCACTCACGCTGCTATCATCGGCGAGACTGGTTGCGGCAAAACTACTTCGATGATATATCCAAATTTGCTCGACAGGATGCAAAGAGGGCATGGAATATTCGTGTTTGACTACAAAGGTTGCGAAGAGAGCGCGGTTAAGGCTCTGGCTAAAAGAGCGGGCAGGTTAAAGGATGTCGTCGTTGTCGGAACGTTTCTTGGCGAAAAGATAAATTTGATCAAAGATATCTCGGGCAGAGACTTTAAAAATACCACTAGCTCTCTTATGAAAACCATAGATAGTTTTTGGCAAGAATACGGCGCAAATTTGACGCTGAGTATATTTAACTTTTTAAAAGCATTGGGCGAATTTACGGACATCGTTGGAAAACATAACATAAGGGGTTTTGCTCAAGCCGTCCGCCTAAGCGACGCATATCCGTTCAATATCCACACTATAAGAAATTTGACGCAGGATATTTTAAAATTTACCGAATTTTTAGCAAGCGTTAACGGCGACTTGAAATTAAACCTAGACCAAGTCGTAAACGAGAAAAAAGAGGTTCGCCTGAGGCTTAAAGATCTGCTAGCGTCTAAGCAAAATTTGATCGATATTATGGGTAGATTTGATCTTACTAAAGCAAAAAACGAGGAAAGGGTAATAAATGACTTTAGAAATCTCTCCATCATGGCTACCGTTATCAACGAACTAGCCGACGACGAGACGGTAAACGCCAACAAAAACAGTATCTCGCAGTATCTAAACGAAGGCAAGATAGTCGTGTTTAACGCGATAAACTCAAGTAGCCAAACTTTGGCTATGCTTTTAGATAGCTTTATTCCGAGCTTTATCAAAAGAGCCGGTGGGAAAAATTTGATCCCTATTAGCTTATTTTTAGATGAAACGGCAAAAATCGCCGGCAAAAACTCAAATTTTCACGAGGAAATTTTGCGCCAAAGTAAGGTCGAACTTATCCTCGCCTTTCAAAACGAATCCACTCTAAAAAAGGAGCTGGGATATGATAAATACGAAGCCTTGATAGGAAATATGGTAGACATATATCTGATGAAAAACAAAAGCTTGTTTACCATCGGCGCGGACGCGGTAAACTGCTCTAAACTAAAGCCTTTTGAGTGTTTACATGACGGTGAGAGAAATTTGCTAAAGCCGATGTTTATAGACGAGATCGAGAAGCGCGAGGCAACGTATGAGTTTGAGCTCATAAATAAACTACAAGAAAAAATACTCGAAAAAAAAGCCAAAGGATGCGTGATGAAATTTAACGAATGGCATTTTAGAAACGGGCAGATAACCCTCGTGGACGTAAAGAGCGGAAAGGAGAAAATTGGTGAGCTAAAAGATAGTGTGCTTGGAATTTAA
- a CDS encoding helix-turn-helix domain-containing protein, with product MQIYERINQILKNKGLKKKDFLNRFLSLNPTLKSSGESPSIPSIYNYLSGNREIKAELIPFIAKALEVSEQELFLDDDNSADLLKGLLNRQGQSSALNRKNQLIMELLSLCEYASEPLLERILGVLEKNKEVCIQGMKQLSDINLNRL from the coding sequence ATGCAAATATACGAGCGTATAAATCAGATCCTAAAAAACAAAGGCTTAAAGAAAAAAGACTTTTTAAATAGATTTCTTTCTCTAAATCCGACTCTAAAAAGTAGCGGCGAAAGTCCGTCGATACCATCTATCTACAACTACCTAAGCGGCAACAGAGAGATCAAAGCCGAGCTAATTCCATTTATCGCCAAGGCTCTTGAGGTTAGCGAACAAGAGCTTTTTTTAGACGACGATAACTCGGCCGATCTGCTAAAAGGGCTACTAAATAGGCAAGGCCAGAGCTCGGCGCTAAACCGTAAAAATCAGCTCATCATGGAGCTGCTTAGCCTTTGCGAATATGCCTCCGAGCCGCTTTTGGAGCGGATTTTAGGCGTACTTGAAAAAAACAAAGAAGTATGCATTCAGGGTATGAAGCAGCTCTCCGATATAAATTTGAACAGACTTTAG
- a CDS encoding metallophosphoesterase, whose protein sequence is MIYFTSDLHFGHSSIMKFHPCFRPFSGVEEMDRALIRLWNSRVNPCDTVYNIGDLSFHKDMQTSISIFSKLNGKHVLVLGNHDEAIKKRKDELLGIKKQDGNALFEEICEYKDITVQHGQDKFRLVLFHYPLAEWNACHHGAIQLYGHIHANIANIKGKALNVGYDLHGKILSFEEIYDFVKDLPPFEYSEHRMFSEEDSVESRSARIKEVLEKNNT, encoded by the coding sequence ATGATTTATTTTACCTCCGATTTGCATTTCGGACATAGTAGTATCATGAAATTTCATCCATGCTTTAGGCCTTTTTCTGGCGTAGAGGAGATGGATAGGGCGCTCATTCGCCTCTGGAACTCGCGCGTAAATCCCTGCGACACGGTTTATAACATAGGCGATCTAAGCTTTCACAAGGATATGCAGACCAGCATATCAATCTTTAGCAAGCTAAACGGAAAGCACGTCCTAGTGCTAGGAAATCACGATGAAGCGATAAAAAAGCGCAAAGACGAGCTACTAGGCATAAAAAAGCAAGACGGCAACGCGCTGTTTGAGGAAATTTGCGAATACAAAGATATAACCGTGCAGCACGGACAGGATAAATTTCGCCTCGTGCTCTTTCACTATCCGCTAGCCGAGTGGAACGCATGCCACCACGGCGCGATCCAGCTCTACGGCCATATCCACGCAAATATCGCAAATATAAAAGGCAAGGCGCTAAACGTCGGCTACGACCTGCACGGCAAGATTTTAAGCTTTGAGGAAATTTATGATTTCGTTAAAGACCTGCCGCCGTTTGAGTATAGCGAACATAGGATGTTTAGTGAAGAAGATAGCGTAGAGAGCCGGAGCGCAAGGATAAAAGAGGTTTTGGAAAAAAATAACACATAG
- a CDS encoding metallophosphoesterase, giving the protein MIKIKHINEDNYARIFVFGDLHGSLGLFELMIEKINLTKSDLVIILGDSCDRGEDTIGLYQRYIELIKDGYNLLHVLGNHEKMMFDGFFGCDPMEYQIWIKNGGNKTKKSICKRNLSRFSLTWLKNFISNMPHVVSSEKSIFVHAAFDGGKSEEEQDEDYVLWSIEPFWESNNTGKRIFHGHVASEENRITRRENNVFSMDVGAVFFKRLVIMEIKSGAKFEVSL; this is encoded by the coding sequence ATGATAAAGATAAAACATATAAACGAAGATAACTATGCGCGGATTTTCGTATTCGGCGATCTGCACGGCAGTCTCGGGCTTTTTGAGCTGATGATTGAAAAGATAAATTTAACAAAAAGCGATTTGGTTATAATCCTAGGCGACAGCTGCGACCGAGGTGAGGATACGATCGGACTGTATCAAAGATATATCGAGCTAATCAAAGACGGATACAACCTACTTCACGTGCTTGGAAATCACGAAAAGATGATGTTTGACGGATTTTTCGGTTGCGATCCGATGGAGTATCAAATTTGGATCAAAAACGGCGGAAACAAGACGAAGAAATCAATTTGTAAGAGAAATTTAAGTAGATTTTCTCTTACTTGGCTCAAAAATTTCATCAGCAATATGCCCCACGTCGTAAGCTCTGAAAAAAGCATATTCGTCCACGCAGCCTTTGACGGCGGCAAAAGCGAAGAGGAGCAGGACGAGGACTACGTACTATGGAGTATAGAGCCCTTTTGGGAGAGTAATAATACGGGTAAGAGGATATTTCACGGGCACGTCGCAAGCGAAGAAAATAGGATAACCAGACGCGAAAATAACGTCTTTTCGATGGACGTAGGGGCCGTGTTTTTCAAGCGCCTAGTTATCATGGAAATAAAAAGCGGCGCGAAATTTGAAGTAAGCCTATAA
- a CDS encoding metallophosphoesterase family protein, with product MKILHATDLHFNKSWFKFIKDTESNFDVICITGDFIDAFDEGGIAPQIAYVSKWITNFTKPVFVCSGNHDVGLAYEQEWLNDIPKVYADNAVKEIDGVKFGCVPYLRPNYEKFTQCDVLLSHVPPAYTKASVGASGNDYGSEKLYNAIGKQVISPKILLCGHTHNPIKNICRLKYTTIYNPGCDRNLKEPKIIVVEI from the coding sequence ATGAAAATTCTCCATGCGACAGATCTGCATTTTAATAAATCGTGGTTCAAATTTATCAAAGATACTGAATCAAATTTCGACGTTATTTGTATAACGGGCGATTTTATCGACGCTTTTGACGAGGGCGGGATAGCTCCGCAGATAGCTTACGTTAGCAAATGGATTACAAATTTTACTAAACCTGTATTTGTTTGCAGCGGAAATCACGACGTAGGGCTGGCCTACGAGCAAGAGTGGTTAAACGATATCCCAAAAGTTTACGCAGACAACGCCGTAAAAGAAATAGACGGAGTAAAATTCGGCTGTGTTCCATATTTGAGGCCTAATTATGAAAAATTTACTCAGTGCGATGTTTTACTTTCGCATGTTCCGCCTGCCTACACGAAGGCTTCCGTGGGTGCTAGCGGCAATGATTACGGTAGCGAAAAACTTTATAATGCTATCGGCAAACAAGTCATAAGCCCAAAAATCCTTCTTTGCGGGCATACCCATAATCCTATAAAAAATATATGCAGGCTAAAGTATACCACGATTTATAATCCCGGTTGCGATAGGAATTTAAAAGAACCGAAGATTATCGTCGTGGAGATATAA
- a CDS encoding type II toxin-antitoxin system HicA family toxin, translating to MSKKDKLIRELTQNPLNVRFETLKILLENEGYSASNNGSSHWQFRKSGKDTITIPYKRPIKPIYVKIVLKALKDDQ from the coding sequence GTGAGCAAAAAAGATAAATTGATACGCGAACTTACCCAAAATCCTCTTAACGTTAGGTTTGAGACGCTTAAAATTTTACTAGAAAACGAAGGATATAGCGCCTCAAATAACGGTTCAAGCCATTGGCAGTTTAGAAAGTCGGGCAAAGATACGATAACCATACCGTATAAACGCCCGATCAAGCCGATTTACGTAAAAATAGTTTTAAAAGCGTTAAAGGACGATCAATGA
- a CDS encoding type II toxin-antitoxin system HicB family antitoxin, producing MKKDVEYYMNLPYEIIVKKLSKDEGGGYLARYKDYPLVMGDGENEAEAIADVKKAFRFVIETDLKEGVKIIEPGDDTKFKRINITMPESIINAIDKITNNRSAWLSDTARRALSL from the coding sequence ATGAAAAAAGACGTTGAATACTACATGAATTTGCCTTACGAGATCATAGTCAAAAAGCTATCAAAGGACGAAGGCGGCGGATATCTGGCTAGATATAAAGATTATCCTTTGGTTATGGGCGACGGCGAAAATGAGGCTGAAGCGATAGCGGACGTAAAAAAGGCTTTTAGATTCGTCATAGAAACGGACCTAAAAGAGGGCGTAAAAATAATCGAGCCCGGCGACGATACAAAATTTAAACGCATCAATATCACTATGCCCGAATCCATAATCAACGCCATAGATAAAATAACCAACAACCGCTCGGCTTGGCTTAGCGATACCGCCAGGAGAGCATTATCTCTATGA